The Ruania alba genome has a window encoding:
- a CDS encoding inorganic phosphate transporter: protein MELALVLLVVVIALTFDYTNGFHDAANAIATSVSTRALTPHAALVLAAVMNFVGALLGTGVAETIGSGIIDAPLGSAGLVVVLAGLLGAIAWNLITWWKGLPSSSSHALIGGLTGAGVASAATVHWSVILDKVAIPMIASPLVGFLIAYVVMVGVLWVVRNAAPGRTTRRFRLAQTVSAAAMALGHGLQDAQKTMGVIVLALVAGGLQSDYEIPLWVKLAAASAISLGTYSGGWRIMRTLGRRVIELDPARGFVAESVAAGVLYSTAFVLHAPISTTHTITSAIMGVGATKRLSAVRWGVARTIGAAWVLTIPAAGCVAALLYLVFSLFM from the coding sequence GTGGAGCTCGCCCTCGTCCTCCTCGTGGTGGTCATCGCCCTCACGTTCGACTACACGAACGGCTTCCACGACGCCGCGAACGCGATCGCGACCTCAGTCTCCACCCGCGCACTCACGCCCCATGCTGCCCTGGTGCTGGCCGCCGTCATGAACTTCGTCGGTGCCCTGCTGGGCACGGGCGTGGCGGAGACCATCGGCAGCGGGATCATCGACGCCCCCCTCGGCAGCGCCGGGCTCGTGGTGGTCCTCGCCGGGCTGCTCGGTGCGATCGCGTGGAACCTCATCACATGGTGGAAGGGACTGCCATCCTCCTCCTCGCACGCCCTGATCGGTGGCTTGACCGGTGCCGGCGTCGCCTCCGCCGCGACGGTGCACTGGAGCGTGATCCTCGACAAGGTCGCCATCCCGATGATTGCTTCACCGCTGGTCGGCTTCCTGATCGCCTACGTGGTCATGGTGGGGGTGCTCTGGGTGGTCCGGAACGCTGCCCCGGGCCGCACCACGCGCCGGTTCCGGCTCGCGCAGACCGTCTCGGCCGCCGCGATGGCGCTCGGGCACGGCCTGCAGGACGCGCAGAAGACGATGGGGGTGATCGTGCTCGCCCTGGTGGCCGGCGGGCTGCAGAGCGACTACGAGATCCCGCTGTGGGTGAAACTCGCCGCCGCGAGTGCGATCTCCCTGGGCACCTACTCCGGCGGCTGGCGGATCATGCGTACCCTCGGCCGGCGGGTGATCGAGCTGGACCCTGCGCGCGGTTTCGTGGCGGAGTCGGTCGCCGCCGGCGTGCTCTACAGCACCGCCTTCGTGCTGCATGCTCCTATCTCGACGACGCACACGATCACCTCAGCGATCATGGGGGTGGGCGCCACCAAGCGACTCTCCGCCGTGCGCTGGGGGGTGGCCCGCACCATCGGTGCCGCGTGGGTGCTCACCATCCCGGCCGCCGGATGCGTGGCAGCGCTGCTGTACCTGGTGTTCTCGCTGTTCATGTGA
- a CDS encoding septum formation family protein codes for MNTRAITRSALAAVGVVGVAVSMSACSLLGGQVATAEVGECTQIADLQSDEITEIPTVDCSEEHDAQFFHKFDLPDGDFPGNDGVQTAAEEGCMSEFENFVGTPYQESALFGNFIAPTQETWDQANDREVLCIVYLNDGTTTTESFEGSGL; via the coding sequence ATGAACACCCGTGCCATCACACGCTCTGCACTGGCCGCCGTCGGCGTGGTCGGCGTGGCCGTCTCGATGAGCGCCTGCAGTCTTCTCGGCGGCCAGGTCGCCACCGCTGAGGTGGGCGAGTGCACGCAGATCGCCGACCTGCAGAGCGACGAAATCACCGAGATCCCCACTGTGGACTGCTCCGAGGAGCACGACGCGCAGTTCTTCCACAAGTTCGACCTGCCGGACGGCGACTTCCCCGGCAACGACGGTGTGCAGACTGCTGCCGAAGAAGGATGCATGAGCGAGTTCGAGAACTTCGTCGGCACCCCCTACCAGGAGTCGGCGCTGTTTGGGAACTTCATCGCGCCGACCCAGGAGACCTGGGACCAGGCGAACGACCGCGAGGTGCTGTGCATCGTCTACCTGAACGACGGCACCACGACCACCGAATCCTTCGAGGGCTCCGGCCTCTGA
- a CDS encoding FABP family protein, whose product MSFAIPDGLAPETYPLAWLLGTWRGPGFLGYPGIEERPILMEATFTSDGGPYLAYTSTTWLLENPPASLEGEIDVASLEAGEVWSTESGHWRVPPQEGASDAGSGTTPPATELEVLLSEPTGHVSVYLGVVQGPRITLATDLLARTATAAEITAARRMYGMVNSELMWATDLAAFGQEMQSYSSGRLQRQE is encoded by the coding sequence ATGAGTTTCGCGATCCCTGACGGCCTCGCCCCGGAGACATACCCGCTCGCCTGGCTGCTGGGCACCTGGCGGGGGCCGGGCTTCCTCGGCTACCCGGGTATCGAGGAGCGGCCGATCCTGATGGAGGCCACGTTCACCTCCGACGGCGGCCCCTACCTCGCCTACACCTCCACCACCTGGCTGCTCGAGAACCCGCCCGCATCCCTCGAGGGTGAGATCGACGTGGCCTCGCTGGAGGCAGGAGAGGTCTGGTCGACCGAGTCCGGACACTGGCGGGTTCCGCCCCAGGAGGGCGCATCCGACGCCGGCAGCGGGACGACCCCACCGGCCACCGAGCTCGAGGTGCTGCTCAGCGAACCGACCGGGCACGTCAGCGTCTACCTCGGTGTGGTGCAGGGCCCGCGGATCACACTCGCCACCGACCTGCTCGCTCGCACCGCCACCGCAGCCGAGATCACCGCCGCTCGGAGGATGTACGGCATGGTCAACTCCGAGCTCATGTGGGCCACCGATCTGGCCGCGTTCGGGCAGGAGATGCAGTCCTACTCCTCCGGCCGCCTGCAGCGGCAGGAGTGA
- a CDS encoding YgfZ/GcvT domain-containing protein, whose product MSPSILLTRPGAVAATGPDDGVAAHYGHPVTEQRALERGIGVVDLPLVAVTVTGPDRLTWLNTLSSQVITDLVPGGSTELLLLDPNGRIEHAAAVLDDGESAWLITERQAAEPLAAFLDSMRFMLRVEVAQQPDTAVLGTSAAGPDLRGLAPEGSRPALTWTDPWPDTAPGSTRYGHPDADHPGTQWRARLTLVQRDHLTEVVTAAEAAGARLAGAWAWEAMRVSAWRPRLAREVDERTIPHELDWLRTAVHLEKGCYRGQETIARVFNMGRPPRRLVLLHLDGSEHVTPEPGEEVHSGERVVGRVTSVVRHHELGPVALAMVKRNLAADAPLTVAGIAAAQEIVVSPDGMGTGRPEPSQGPALRRRTL is encoded by the coding sequence ATGAGCCCATCTATTTTGCTCACCCGCCCCGGCGCGGTCGCGGCCACCGGCCCCGACGACGGGGTGGCCGCTCACTATGGGCACCCGGTCACCGAGCAGCGTGCCCTGGAGCGTGGCATCGGCGTGGTCGACCTCCCCCTCGTCGCCGTGACGGTGACTGGCCCGGATCGGCTCACGTGGCTGAACACCCTCTCCTCCCAAGTGATCACCGACCTGGTGCCCGGCGGCAGCACCGAACTGCTGCTGCTCGACCCGAACGGGCGCATCGAGCACGCGGCCGCCGTGCTCGACGACGGTGAGAGCGCCTGGCTGATCACCGAGCGCCAGGCCGCTGAGCCGCTGGCGGCCTTCCTCGACTCGATGCGCTTCATGCTCCGCGTGGAGGTGGCGCAGCAGCCGGACACCGCCGTGCTCGGCACCAGCGCCGCCGGCCCGGACCTGCGCGGCCTCGCCCCCGAGGGCAGCCGCCCGGCACTGACCTGGACCGACCCGTGGCCGGACACCGCCCCCGGATCCACCCGGTACGGCCACCCCGATGCCGACCACCCGGGCACGCAGTGGCGCGCCCGGCTCACCCTCGTGCAGCGGGACCACCTGACCGAGGTGGTCACCGCGGCCGAGGCCGCCGGGGCTCGACTCGCGGGCGCCTGGGCGTGGGAAGCGATGCGGGTTTCCGCGTGGCGGCCCCGGCTGGCACGCGAAGTGGACGAGCGTACGATCCCGCACGAGCTCGACTGGCTGCGCACCGCCGTCCACCTGGAAAAGGGCTGTTACCGCGGCCAGGAGACCATCGCTCGGGTGTTCAACATGGGACGCCCGCCACGGCGCCTGGTGCTGCTGCACCTGGACGGCAGCGAGCACGTCACCCCCGAGCCCGGGGAAGAGGTGCACTCCGGTGAGCGCGTCGTCGGCCGGGTGACCTCCGTGGTGCGCCACCACGAGCTCGGCCCGGTCGCGCTCGCGATGGTGAAGCGGAACCTGGCGGCAGATGCCCCACTCACCGTCGCCGGGATCGCCGCCGCCCAGGAGATCGTCGTCAGCCCCGACGGCATGGGGACCGGCCGCCCCGAGCCGTCGCAGGGACCGGCACTGCGCCGCCGCACCCTCTAG
- a CDS encoding asparaginase: MTASMFRAPAAGEVLAWVIRGTLVESVHAGHLLVRSADGAEVLRRGDPDQEIYARSSLKPLQAVGMLRAGVRLDDAQLALACASHNGELRHREVALSILDSVGLTAADLDNTPDLPLEPSAAAAWRAEGNDAAPLTQNCSGKHAAMLSTCVAAGWPIDGYRGADHPLQRHLVETVAELTGEPVRHVAVDGCGAAQPSSTVRGLARGFARLATAADGTPEHRVAEAMRADPFLVAGTGREDTEAMRSVPGLIIKGGADGVHAAALPDGATVAFKVSDGAARPRPTVLAAGLRLLGADGDWPWAQVPVLGHGQPVGAVLAAFGPDAPAVTGAGVHG; the protein is encoded by the coding sequence GTGACAGCGTCCATGTTCCGGGCTCCGGCCGCCGGTGAGGTGCTGGCGTGGGTGATCCGCGGGACGCTGGTCGAATCGGTGCACGCCGGCCACCTGCTGGTGCGATCTGCTGACGGTGCCGAGGTGCTGCGCCGTGGTGACCCGGACCAGGAGATCTACGCTCGCTCCTCGCTGAAACCGTTGCAGGCCGTCGGAATGCTGCGTGCTGGGGTACGGCTGGACGACGCCCAGCTCGCCCTCGCCTGCGCCTCGCACAACGGTGAGTTGCGGCACCGGGAGGTGGCGCTGAGCATCCTCGACTCGGTGGGGCTGACCGCGGCGGACCTGGACAACACGCCCGACCTGCCGCTGGAGCCCTCCGCGGCCGCGGCCTGGCGCGCCGAGGGGAACGATGCGGCGCCGCTCACCCAGAACTGTTCCGGCAAGCACGCGGCGATGCTCTCCACCTGCGTGGCCGCCGGGTGGCCTATCGACGGCTATCGCGGCGCCGACCACCCGCTGCAACGGCACCTGGTGGAGACCGTCGCCGAGCTCACCGGTGAGCCGGTGCGGCACGTGGCGGTCGACGGGTGCGGGGCGGCGCAGCCGTCATCCACGGTGCGTGGGCTGGCGCGCGGGTTCGCCCGCCTGGCCACCGCAGCCGACGGCACCCCGGAGCACCGGGTGGCCGAGGCGATGCGTGCCGACCCGTTCCTGGTGGCCGGTACCGGCCGCGAGGACACCGAGGCGATGCGCAGCGTGCCCGGCCTGATCATCAAGGGAGGTGCCGATGGTGTGCACGCGGCCGCCCTGCCCGACGGCGCAACGGTGGCTTTCAAGGTCTCCGACGGTGCCGCTCGCCCTCGCCCGACCGTGCTGGCCGCGGGGTTGCGTCTGCTGGGGGCCGACGGGGACTGGCCCTGGGCGCAGGTGCCGGTGCTCGGTCACGGGCAGCCGGTGGGTGCCGTGCTGGCCGCGTTCGGCCCGGACGCACCGGCGGTCACCGGGGCCGGCGTGCACGGCTGA
- the pstB gene encoding phosphate ABC transporter ATP-binding protein PstB — MSKRIDVSDLNVYYGDFMAVEGVNMTIEARSVTALIGPSGCGKSTFLRTLNRMHEVIPGARVKGKAVMDGYDLYGPGVDPVEVRRQIGMVFQRPNPFPTMSIADNVLAGVKLNNRRISKSGAADLVERSLTGANLWNEVKDRLERPGSSLSGGQQQRLCIARAIAVQPDVLLMDEPCSALDPISTLAIEELIHELKNDYTIVIVTHNMQQAARVSDRTGFFNIEGTGKPGRLIEMDETTTMFSSPSVKATEDYISGRFG; from the coding sequence GTGTCTAAGCGAATCGACGTCAGCGACCTGAACGTCTACTACGGCGACTTCATGGCCGTCGAGGGCGTCAACATGACCATCGAGGCACGCTCGGTCACGGCGCTGATCGGGCCCTCAGGCTGCGGCAAGTCCACCTTCCTGCGCACCCTGAACCGGATGCACGAGGTGATCCCCGGCGCCCGCGTGAAGGGCAAGGCGGTGATGGACGGGTACGACCTGTACGGCCCGGGGGTGGACCCGGTGGAGGTGCGCCGGCAGATCGGCATGGTGTTCCAGCGCCCGAACCCGTTCCCCACGATGTCCATCGCGGACAACGTGCTGGCCGGGGTGAAGCTGAACAACCGCCGGATCTCCAAGTCCGGCGCTGCCGACCTGGTGGAGCGTTCCCTCACCGGGGCTAACCTCTGGAATGAGGTGAAGGACCGGCTGGAACGCCCCGGTTCCTCGCTCTCCGGTGGCCAGCAGCAGCGCCTGTGCATCGCCCGGGCGATCGCCGTGCAGCCGGACGTCCTGCTGATGGACGAGCCGTGCTCCGCGCTGGACCCGATCTCCACCCTGGCCATCGAGGAACTGATCCACGAGCTGAAGAACGACTACACGATCGTGATCGTCACGCACAACATGCAGCAGGCCGCACGCGTCTCGGACCGCACCGGTTTCTTCAACATCGAGGGGACGGGCAAGCCGGGCCGCCTCATCGAGATGGACGAGACCACCACGATGTTCTCCTCACCGTCGGTCAAGGCCACGGAGGACTACATCTCGGGCCGCTTCGGCTGA
- a CDS encoding DUF2516 family protein — protein MQVIGLIQGYLFLILALAAFALALWALIDAAVRPAQAYLSADKRTKGFWLAVTGLATLLTFLAVPSGGGGGVLFLMLLGGVPAGVYLADVRPAVRSYGGGSGGSRW, from the coding sequence GTGCAGGTGATCGGACTCATCCAGGGGTACCTCTTCCTCATTCTCGCGCTCGCCGCGTTCGCGTTGGCGCTGTGGGCGCTGATCGATGCTGCCGTGCGGCCGGCGCAGGCCTACCTGAGTGCGGACAAGCGCACCAAGGGATTCTGGCTCGCGGTGACCGGGCTGGCGACACTGCTGACGTTCCTCGCCGTCCCCAGTGGTGGGGGTGGTGGCGTGCTGTTCCTGATGCTGCTCGGTGGGGTGCCGGCCGGGGTGTACCTGGCGGATGTGCGCCCCGCGGTGCGGTCCTACGGGGGCGGGTCCGGCGGGAGCCGGTGGTGA
- a CDS encoding DUF47 domain-containing protein has translation MRFRLTPRDVAFFDLFAASGSQLVVGADLLAQLIAAPPPDRLRFAERLRDAEHEADQSAHEIMRRLNQTFVTPFDRDDIYRLASALDDCMDAMEAAGDLIVLYQVDDLPEEVGTQVATLQRAAELTADVMPKLRTMGEEVRAYWIEINRLENEADRAYRDLLALLFQSPKYQESPAAVIEMVKLKDVIDTLEQAADSFETVAHQVEALFLKES, from the coding sequence GTGCGCTTTCGCCTGACCCCGCGTGACGTCGCGTTCTTCGACCTCTTCGCCGCCTCGGGGAGCCAGCTGGTGGTGGGCGCAGACCTGCTCGCTCAGCTCATCGCCGCTCCCCCGCCGGACCGACTGCGATTCGCCGAACGCCTCCGTGATGCCGAGCACGAGGCGGACCAGTCGGCGCACGAGATCATGCGACGGCTGAACCAGACGTTCGTGACGCCCTTCGACCGAGACGACATCTACCGCCTCGCCTCGGCCCTGGACGACTGCATGGACGCCATGGAAGCGGCCGGAGACCTGATCGTTCTCTACCAGGTGGACGACCTGCCGGAGGAGGTGGGCACCCAGGTGGCGACCCTGCAGCGGGCGGCCGAGCTGACCGCGGACGTGATGCCGAAGCTGCGCACCATGGGCGAGGAGGTCCGGGCCTACTGGATCGAGATCAACCGGCTGGAGAACGAGGCCGACCGGGCCTACCGAGACTTGCTGGCGCTGCTGTTCCAGAGCCCGAAGTACCAGGAGAGCCCCGCCGCGGTGATCGAGATGGTCAAGCTCAAGGATGTGATCGACACCCTGGAGCAAGCCGCTGACTCCTTCGAGACGGTCGCGCACCAGGTCGAGGCCCTCTTCCTCAAGGAATCCTGA
- a CDS encoding threonine aldolase family protein, with the protein MSQFASDNYAAMHPEVLSALANLPAEPAGAYGADPTTASLTEVVRGTFGEQAQVYPVLTGTGANVVALSAMLPRWGAVIATEHAHLHTDENGAPERVGGIKVLPVAAPDARLTADAVRACAGDLGDIHRAQPLAVSLTQATELGTVYTPDQVRSVAEAAHAVGIAVHLDGARLANAAASLGCSLRAITTDVGVDVLSFGGTKNGAAIAESVIVLNPEAVHGMEFVRKAAMQLASKQRYISAQLLALLTDPAGAGEPLWWRNARHANAMARRLREAMVAVGQVRLTQPTEANVVFAEVSRRLAERLRNEHGQHFYDWAPGDRPDRVEVRWMCSWDTRPADVDELAAAVGALA; encoded by the coding sequence GTGAGCCAGTTCGCCTCGGACAACTACGCCGCCATGCACCCGGAGGTGCTCAGCGCCCTCGCGAACCTGCCGGCCGAACCGGCCGGCGCCTACGGCGCCGATCCCACGACGGCGTCCCTCACCGAGGTGGTCCGCGGCACCTTCGGTGAGCAGGCCCAGGTGTACCCGGTGCTCACCGGCACCGGCGCGAACGTGGTGGCACTCTCGGCGATGCTGCCCCGCTGGGGTGCGGTGATCGCCACCGAGCACGCGCACCTGCACACCGATGAGAACGGGGCGCCGGAGCGGGTCGGCGGGATCAAGGTGCTACCTGTGGCAGCCCCGGACGCCCGGCTCACCGCCGACGCCGTGCGCGCCTGTGCCGGCGACCTCGGCGACATCCACCGTGCCCAGCCGCTGGCGGTCTCCCTCACCCAGGCCACCGAGCTCGGCACCGTCTACACCCCGGACCAGGTCCGCTCGGTGGCCGAGGCGGCCCACGCCGTCGGGATAGCCGTGCACCTGGACGGGGCACGGCTGGCGAACGCGGCCGCCTCATTGGGGTGCTCCCTGCGCGCGATCACCACGGATGTGGGGGTAGACGTGCTCTCCTTCGGCGGCACCAAGAACGGTGCGGCGATCGCGGAGTCGGTGATCGTGCTGAACCCCGAGGCGGTCCACGGGATGGAGTTCGTGCGCAAGGCAGCCATGCAGCTGGCATCCAAGCAGCGCTACATCTCGGCCCAGCTGTTGGCACTCCTGACGGACCCGGCGGGAGCAGGGGAGCCGCTCTGGTGGCGCAACGCCCGGCATGCGAACGCGATGGCGAGACGCCTGCGGGAGGCGATGGTCGCCGTCGGGCAGGTGCGGCTGACCCAGCCCACCGAGGCGAACGTGGTCTTCGCCGAGGTGTCGCGGCGCCTGGCCGAGCGACTGCGCAATGAGCACGGCCAGCACTTCTACGACTGGGCCCCCGGTGATCGGCCGGACCGGGTGGAGGTGCGGTGGATGTGTTCGTGGGACACCCGGCCGGCTGATGTGGACGAGCTGGCCGCGGCGGTGGGCGCGCTCGCGTAG
- the pstA gene encoding phosphate ABC transporter permease PstA has protein sequence MTVAAPPVPTRRTRRLPGWAPYAILAASLAATAGILLALDALSIASFFFVGAIVYAVAITVTSTVVEGRRWANDRLATTLVTFAFLLAVIPLISLLWIVVGDGIKRFGPTFLTTDMVGIFGSMVEGGVAHAIVGTVYVTGIAGIISVPLGIFTAIYLVEYGGGPIKRGITLLVDVMTGIPSIVAGLFAYTAFLVLFGSAYKSALIGGIALAVLMTPYVIRSVEEMLKLVPNELREASYALGVPKWLTIVKVVLRTAVAGITSGIMIATARVIGETAPLLVTVGTIQAMNWNPVDGRIETLPVFVFRQYAQGGEAADRAWAGALTLLLIVMLLNLIGRLVSKFFSPQGGR, from the coding sequence ATGACCGTCGCAGCACCTCCCGTCCCCACCCGGCGCACCCGGCGGCTGCCCGGGTGGGCGCCGTACGCCATCCTTGCGGCCTCGCTCGCCGCGACCGCCGGGATCCTGCTCGCGCTCGACGCGTTGAGCATCGCCTCGTTCTTCTTCGTGGGAGCGATCGTCTACGCCGTCGCCATCACCGTCACCTCCACCGTGGTGGAGGGGCGACGGTGGGCGAACGATCGCCTCGCGACGACACTGGTGACCTTCGCCTTCCTGCTGGCGGTCATCCCGCTGATTTCCCTGCTGTGGATCGTGGTGGGTGACGGCATCAAGCGGTTCGGCCCGACCTTCCTCACCACGGACATGGTGGGCATCTTCGGCTCGATGGTCGAAGGTGGTGTGGCACACGCGATCGTCGGCACCGTCTACGTCACCGGGATCGCCGGCATCATCTCGGTCCCCTTGGGGATCTTCACGGCCATCTATCTGGTCGAATACGGCGGCGGCCCGATCAAGCGAGGGATCACCCTGCTTGTCGACGTGATGACGGGCATCCCGTCCATCGTGGCCGGTCTGTTTGCCTACACCGCGTTCCTGGTGCTCTTCGGATCGGCGTACAAGTCGGCCCTCATCGGTGGTATCGCCCTTGCGGTTCTGATGACGCCCTACGTCATCCGCAGCGTCGAGGAGATGCTGAAGCTGGTGCCGAACGAGCTCCGCGAGGCCTCCTACGCGCTCGGCGTGCCGAAGTGGCTGACGATCGTCAAGGTGGTGCTGCGCACCGCCGTCGCCGGCATCACCTCCGGCATCATGATCGCCACCGCCCGCGTGATCGGTGAGACGGCGCCGCTGCTCGTGACCGTCGGGACCATCCAGGCGATGAACTGGAACCCCGTGGACGGGCGAATCGAAACCCTCCCGGTCTTCGTGTTCCGCCAGTACGCGCAGGGAGGTGAGGCCGCCGACCGGGCCTGGGCCGGCGCGCTCACCCTGCTCCTGATCGTGATGCTGCTCAACCTCATCGGCCGCCTGGTGAGCAAGTTCTTCTCCCCCCAGGGTGGACGATGA
- the dtd gene encoding D-aminoacyl-tRNA deacylase has protein sequence MRAVLQRVTRASVTVDGAVVGSIGAGLVALVGVTHEDTPAQAATVARKIAELRILREERSVTDAGAEVLVVSQFTLYGSTKKGRRPSWTAAAPGPVAEPLVAAVVADLRERGIAVATGVFGADMAVDLAGDGPVTVLVEA, from the coding sequence ATGCGCGCGGTGCTGCAGCGGGTCACCCGGGCGTCGGTGACCGTGGACGGAGCAGTGGTCGGGTCGATCGGTGCTGGTCTGGTGGCCCTGGTGGGCGTGACCCACGAGGACACACCCGCGCAGGCGGCGACGGTGGCACGCAAGATCGCCGAGTTGCGGATCCTGCGCGAAGAACGGTCGGTGACTGACGCCGGGGCAGAGGTGCTCGTGGTCAGTCAGTTCACGCTGTACGGGTCCACGAAGAAGGGACGGCGCCCGTCCTGGACCGCGGCTGCTCCCGGCCCCGTGGCCGAACCGTTGGTGGCGGCGGTGGTGGCCGACCTGCGCGAGCGGGGAATCGCGGTGGCGACGGGGGTGTTCGGCGCGGACATGGCTGTGGACCTTGCGGGTGACGGGCCGGTGACGGTGCTGGTGGAGGCGTAG
- a CDS encoding FUSC family protein, with amino-acid sequence MTTRPAGGAPPPRGVRAARLLLSGRVRRGWRRLRGDAWPILTGALAAGVAYGIAYWLVGHEIPVFAAIAAWISLGFSADRHPRKVAELALGVTVGVALGELVGALIGSGPVQIAVVLAMAVAIARLIDGAAMFAMQAGVQAVVVVALPATLGGDGVGRWLDALIGGAVALLVAALLPVDVRRRVRVLASSGLTEIALTLADVARGMREGDEEIVDDALTRARGSQGVIDEWSSLVQGALAATRFTPSRLKHDGELLRLQRAATLCDRAMRNTRVIARRAWSATQGKTSQERVSRLVQRLSESADDLAAALGSDSDPSGLRRQLLDVAGELDPPSFTGWPAQTLVVLMRSLVVDLLQLTGMSGEQARRELAAVDARDEGDTDSPTLLG; translated from the coding sequence GTGACCACACGCCCGGCCGGAGGGGCCCCACCGCCCCGCGGAGTGCGTGCGGCGCGGTTGCTGCTCTCCGGGCGGGTGCGGCGTGGCTGGCGCAGGCTGCGCGGTGACGCCTGGCCGATCCTCACCGGTGCGCTTGCCGCGGGCGTCGCGTACGGCATCGCCTACTGGTTGGTCGGGCACGAGATCCCGGTGTTCGCCGCGATCGCAGCCTGGATCTCCCTCGGCTTCAGCGCCGATCGGCACCCGCGCAAGGTCGCCGAACTGGCCCTCGGCGTCACGGTTGGCGTGGCTCTCGGGGAGCTCGTGGGTGCCCTGATCGGCTCCGGACCAGTGCAGATCGCGGTGGTGCTCGCGATGGCGGTGGCAATCGCCCGCCTCATCGACGGTGCCGCGATGTTCGCCATGCAGGCTGGGGTGCAGGCGGTGGTCGTGGTGGCACTGCCAGCCACTCTCGGCGGCGACGGCGTGGGCCGATGGCTGGACGCCTTGATCGGTGGGGCGGTGGCGCTGCTGGTGGCCGCACTGCTCCCGGTGGACGTGCGCCGCCGGGTCCGGGTGCTGGCCTCGTCCGGTCTCACCGAAATCGCGCTCACCCTCGCCGACGTGGCCCGTGGCATGCGCGAGGGCGACGAAGAGATCGTCGACGACGCCCTGACCAGGGCCCGGGGCTCCCAAGGGGTGATCGACGAGTGGAGCTCTCTGGTTCAGGGCGCGCTCGCGGCCACCCGGTTCACCCCGTCCCGGCTCAAGCACGACGGCGAGCTGCTCCGCCTGCAACGCGCAGCCACCCTGTGCGACCGGGCGATGCGCAACACCCGAGTGATCGCCCGCCGCGCCTGGTCCGCGACTCAGGGCAAGACCAGCCAGGAGCGGGTCAGCCGCCTGGTGCAGCGCCTCTCCGAGTCCGCCGACGACCTCGCCGCCGCCCTGGGCTCCGACTCCGACCCGAGCGGACTGCGCCGCCAGCTCCTCGATGTGGCGGGCGAGCTCGACCCGCCCTCGTTCACCGGCTGGCCGGCGCAGACGCTGGTGGTGCTGATGCGCTCGCTCGTGGTGGACCTGCTCCAGCTCACCGGGATGTCGGGTGAGCAGGCACGCAGGGAGCTGGCCGCGGTGGATGCCCGGGATGAGGGGGACACCGATTCGCCTACGCTGCTCGGGTGA
- a CDS encoding response regulator transcription factor, translating into MADLLLLTSEAGGSARVLPALTLLTHRVRVVPTEPAALLDAPDSDVVLIDARQDLARARATCQLLRSTGIDVPVILVLGEGGLSVVRPDWGTDDIVLADAGPAEVDARLRLVAGRSQLGGESDDPEQIEVGDLTIDAGGYTARLRGQALDLTFKEFELLKYLSQHPGRVFTRAQLLQEVWGYDYFGGTRTVDVHIRRLRAKLGPEHDQMIGTVRNVGYRFDLPRHIADSAGDSDD; encoded by the coding sequence GTGGCGGACCTTCTGCTGCTGACGTCCGAGGCCGGCGGCTCAGCCCGCGTGCTTCCCGCATTGACGCTGCTCACCCACCGGGTGCGGGTCGTCCCGACCGAGCCCGCCGCCCTGCTGGACGCACCCGACTCGGACGTCGTGCTGATCGACGCCCGCCAGGATCTCGCTCGTGCCCGTGCCACCTGTCAGCTGCTGCGGTCCACCGGGATCGATGTTCCGGTCATCCTCGTGCTCGGAGAGGGTGGCCTGTCCGTGGTCCGCCCCGACTGGGGCACCGACGACATCGTGCTGGCCGACGCCGGACCCGCCGAGGTGGACGCCCGCCTGCGCCTGGTCGCCGGCCGCTCCCAGCTCGGCGGGGAGAGCGACGACCCGGAGCAGATCGAGGTGGGCGACCTGACGATCGACGCCGGTGGGTACACGGCGCGGTTGCGCGGCCAGGCGCTCGACCTCACGTTCAAGGAGTTCGAGCTGCTCAAGTACCTCAGCCAGCATCCCGGCCGGGTGTTCACCCGGGCTCAGCTGCTGCAGGAGGTGTGGGGCTACGACTACTTCGGCGGCACCCGCACCGTGGACGTGCACATCCGGCGCCTGCGGGCCAAGCTCGGCCCGGAGCACGACCAGATGATCGGCACGGTGCGCAACGTGGGCTACCGGTTCGACCTGCCTCGGCACATCGCGGACAGTGCCGGCGACTCCGACGACTGA